In Pseudomonas coleopterorum, the genomic window AGCCCCGTCGATACTGCTGGCACCGCCGGTCGCCAGCAGGCGGCCTTCACTGGCATGAAGAGAAGGCTGCCAACACAGGGCCAGCGAGCACAACAACAGAGCTTTTCGCATCATGACCTCAGTGAACAACGGCAGTCGAGGTGGGCAAAGGAGGCTGCATCCAGGCTTCGAAGGCAGCCGCAGTCAAAGGTCGGCTGATCAGATAGCCTTGGGCGGTATCGCAGTTCCAACGCTCCAGCAGGCGCAGGCTGTGTTCGTATTCCACGCCCTCGGCCACGACCTTGAGGCCCAGGTTATGGCTCATCTCGATGGTGGACCGCACAATCACCGCATCCTCGCTGGTCTCATCCAGGTTACGCACGAACGACTGGTCGATCTTCAGCTCCTGCACCGGCAAGCGCTTGAGGTGGGCCAATGACGAATAGCCGGTGCCGAAATCGTCGACCGACAGGCTGATACCGCTGTCGCGCAGACTGTTGAGCACCTTCAAGGCTTTTTCCGGCTCACGCATGATTGCGCTTTCAGTGATCTCGAAGATCAACTGCTCGGCCGCTATGCCGTACAGATCGAGCAGACGCAGGACACGCTCGTGCAGATCGGCTCCGAGCAGGTCGTCCGCGGAAATGTTCAGCGACAGCTGCACGACCAGGCCGCGGGCGTTCCACTCGCTCAACTGCCGAATGCCTTCCTCGATGACCCAGCGGGTCAGGGTCTGGATACTGCCGGTGCGCTCGGCCAGTTCAATGAACTCGCCGGGCGAGACGTTGCCCAGTTGCGGATGTTGCCAGCGCAGCAAGGCTTCGGCCTGACGGACCTGCTTGTCGCGCAGGTCCAGCTTGGGCTGGTAGTGCAAGGACAACTCGTTATTCGCCGCCGCGCGGCGCAGGTCCCGAATCAGGCGCACCTGGCGCTGGTGCGCCAGATCCCGGCCGTGCTGATACACCTGCAGGCGCCCCGGCATGTCGGCAGCGTCGCGCATGGCAATGGCCGAGCGCGCAAGCAATTCCTCGGCGCTCAAGCCGTCGGCGGGGAAGGCGGCGATGCCGATACGGCAGTCGATCGCCACGTCGTGCCCGCCGAAACGGTGGGGCTGCAACAACACCTGTTGCAGTTTGTCGGCCACCGCCACGGCGCTGTCGCTATCGACGTTTTCCAGCAGCAGGAGAAATTCGTCGGTGATCAGGTGTGCCACCGTGTCGCCGGGCCGTACCAGTTCCAGCAGGGTCTGCGCGACTTGCTGGAGCAGCTTGTCGACGAAGGTCGGGCCGCCGCTTTCGCTGAGCTCACGCAGGTTGTCGATACCGACGGACAGCAGCGCGATCGGGCGGTCGGCGGCAATCGCGCTGCCCAGCCGCTCCATGGCCAATGCGCGATTGGGCAGTCCGGTCAGGGCGTCGTGCAGGGCGTTGTGCGCCAGTCGCTGCTCGCGCTCGGCAATCCCGGCCTGCATGCGGCCGATGGCCTGGGCCAGCACGCCCAGCTCGTCGGTACGGTCCAGCGGCACGTCGGTCTGGTAGTCACCATGGCCGATGCGCCCCGCCGCCCGAGCCAGGCTTTGCAGCGGCAGCGAGACACTGCGTGCCAGCAGCAGCGCGCCCACCAGCGAGGCCAGCAGTGCCGCCAGGGCGATGCCGAAGATATTGCGGTCCAGCGCCATGAACGGGCGCATGGCTTCGTCCAGCGGACTCTGCAGCAGCGCCATCACCCGCCCGCCCTCGGCACCGCCGCTGCTGGCCAGCAGCAACGGCTGGCTGAGGTAGGTGCGCTCCTCGTGTTCGGACAGGGAAATGCGTTGCGCCGCCGATTCATTGATCTGCATCCACTGGGCGATGCTGGCGGCCAGCTCTGCCGGCTGGGTGCTGACCAGCTCGCCGGCCCTGCCCGCCTCGCTGCTGAGAAAAGACACCTGCAGGTTGGTCAGGGAATTCAGCTCCCGGGCGAGGGCCACGTCCATGCTGAAGCCCATCACCACGCGCGCGATCGGCAACGGCGCCAGCACCGGCGCCTCGACCAGCAGATGTGGCAACCCCTGCAACGGCACGAACAGTACCGATTGATTGCTGCGGCGCAGTTCGCGCAGCGCCGTGTCGTAGCGAAACACGCTGCCGGTGGGGACCTGATCGACCGTACTGGCCAGGACCCGGCCGTCCATGCCCAGCACAAACATGTCGGTGGCACCGATACGTGCACCCTGGTTCTGCAGGGCCGAACGGATGGTAGCCGAATCGCCGCTGGACACCGCATCGCGGAAACCGAAGTCCGCCGCCAGCAACTGTACGCCGTCGCGCAAACGACGCCCGCGCATGTCCAGCAACCGCTCGAACACCCGCGTGCCCACCTGCAGCTGATCGCGGGCCTGGGCACGCACGGCGTCATTGGTGGCCACTTTGACGGCCACGGTCAACGCCCCGACCACTACCAACAGCAGCAGGATCAGGACGCAGGCGATACGCGCCTGGAAACTAGTGCGCAGCTTCACCGGCAGCCTTTTTGAATGCCTCACTGAATGGGCTGGTCGCCGGTTCCTGCACCGCGTCGTCCGCCGTCGCTTCGACCGTCAGGGTGTAGCGCTGCGTCATGTCCGTCGTCGTCATGTCCAGTTTTCCTGTCTGCTGCACGTGTACATCTGCACTGCGCGGATGCCACAGACTCACTTGGTAGTGGCCCGCAGGCAATTGATCGAAACGCACGCGCCCTTGTTCATCACTGACGGCGAACCAGGGATCATCGGTCACGTAGACATAGCCCAGCATCCAGTCGTGAATGTTGCAGCCCAGCACCACGACGCCCGGCTTGTCGAACAACTCCGGCTGACTCGGCGTGCCTTCGTACAGACGCAGTTCGAAGCGCTTGGCCGGTGAAAAGGAATACACCTGATGGCGGATGTTGTCGTTGTTGGGGAACGACACCGACGTGCCCGTGGCCACCGCCAACACGTGCGGCAGATACTTCTGCGCACGTTGGTCCATGATCGCCGTGGCCTTTCTGGAGCCCACGGCAGCCGGGCCACCGGACAGGCTGAGCACCGCGTCGGCCAGGGGCGCGCCATCGGCCTGAACGATCCGTGCCTCGAATGAGGCAGCGCCGACCCAGGTACTGAAGACCAAACCGCTGAGCAAGGCGCCTAACCTGAGCATGAAATCTACCTGACCAATGGAAATGTTGCCTGCCGTCGCGTTCGGCCTGCGCCGGTTACAAGCCCGGTTACAACCCTTATCGGCCGCCTGCCGCAAAGCTTCAGTGCCGCCATTGAAACCAGTCGCCCCCCGCCCCATCTAAGCAGCATAGTCATTGACGCAGGTGCCCCATGAGCGACCAGCAGGAATCCAACGAGAATCCCTCCGAACATCTGGACAACGAGCACATCGAGCACTCGACCCATTCCAGCACCGAACTGGCCCTGCCTGGGCAGAACCTGCCGGACAAGGTCTACGTCATCCCGATCCACAACCGTCCGTTCTTCCCCGCGCAGGTGCTGCCGGTCATCGTCAACGAAGAACCGTGGGCGGAAACCCTCGACCTGGTCGCCAACACCGAACACCACTCGCTGGCGCTGTTCTTCATGGACACCCCGCCCGACGACCACCGCCATTTCGATACCTCCAGCCTGCCGCTGTACGGCACCCTGGTGAAGATCCACCACGCCAGCCGCGAAAACGGCAAGCTGCAGTTCGTCGCGCAAGGTCTGTCGCGCGTGCGCATCCGCACCTGGCTCAAGCATCACCGCCCGCCCTATCTGGTGGAAGTCGAATACCCGCAGCAGCCCATCGAACCCACCGACGAGGTCAAGGCCTACGGCATGGCGCTGATCAACGCCATCAAGGAGCTGCTGCCGCTCAACCCGCTGTACAGCGAAGAGCTGAAGAACTACCTCAACCGCTTCAGCCCCAACGATCCCTCGCCGCTGACCGACTTCGCCGCCGCGCTCACCTCGGCCACGGGCAACGAGCTGCAAGGCGTGCTCGACTGCGTGCCGATGCTGCGACGCATGGAAAAAGTCCTGCCGATGCTGCGCAAGGAGGTCGAAGTCGCGCGGCTGCAGAAAGAAATCTCCGCCGAGGTGAACAAGAAGATCGGCGAGCACCAGCGCGAGTTCTTCCTCAAGGAACAGCTCAAGGTCATCCAGCAGGAGCTGGGCCTGACCAAGGACGATCGCAGTGCCGACGTCGAGCAGTTCCAGCAGCGCCTGCAGGACAAGACCCTGCCGCCCGCGGCGCAGAAGCGCATCGACGAGGAAATGCAGAAACTGTCGATTCTGGAAACCGGTTCGCCCGAGTACGCCGTCACACGCAACTATCTGGACTGGGCCACAGCCCTGCCTTGGGGTGTCTACGGCAAGGACAAGCTGGACCTCAAGCATGCACGCAAGGTGCTCGACCAGCACCACGCCGGTCTGGATGACATCAAGACGCGCATCATCGAATTCCTTGCCGTGGGCGCCTACAAAGGCGAAATCAGCGGTTCCATCGTGCTGCTGGTCGGTCCGCCGGGCGTGGGCAAGACCAGCGTCGGCAAGTCCATCGCCGAGTCCCTGGGCCGACCGTTCTATCGCTTCAGCGTCGGCGGCATGCGCGACGAGGCCGAAATCAAGGGCCACCGCCGCACCTATATCGGTGCCCAGCCGGGCAAGCTGGTGCAGGCGCTCAAGGACGTCGAGGTGATGAACCCGGTGATCATGCTCGACGAAATCGACAAGATGGGCCAGAGCTTCCAGGGCGACCCGGCGTCGGCACTGCTGGAAACCCTGGACCCGGAGCAGAACGTCGACTTCCTCGACCACTACCTGGATCTGCGCCTGGACCTGTCCAAGGTGCTCTTCGTGTGCACTGCCAACACCCTGGATTCCATCCCCGGCCCGCTGCTCGACCGCATGGAAGTGATCCGCCTGTCCGGCTACATCACCGAAGAGAAAATGGCGATCGCCAAGCGTCACCTGTGGCCCAAGCAGTTGGCCAAGGCCGGTGTCGACAAGAATCGCCTGACCATCAGCGACAGCGCGCTGCGCACCGTCATCGAGGGCTATGCCCGCGAGGCCGGCGTGCGCCAGTTGGAGAAACAGCTGGGCAAACTGGTGCGCAAGGCAGTCGTGCAGTTGATCGACAAACCCGATGTGCCGATCAAACTGGTGCCCAAGGACCTTGAAGCCTCTCTGGGGATGCCGGTATTCCGCAGCGAGCAGGTGCTGTCGGGCAAAGGCGTGATTACCGGGTTGGCCTGGACCAGCATGGGTGGCGCGACCTTGCCGATCGAGGCGACGCGCATCCATACCCTGAACCGCGGTTTCAAGCTCACCGGGCAACTGGGCGAGGTGATGAAGGAGTCGGCGGAAATCGCCTACAGCTACATCAGCTCCAACCTTGCGCAGTTCGGCGCCGATTCCAAGTTCTTCGACGAAGCCTTCGTGCATCTGCACGTGCCCGAAGGCGCCACGCCCAAGGACGGTCCAAGCGCGGGGGTGACCATGGCCAGCGCCCTGCTGTCCCTGGCCCGCGATCAGGCGCCGAAGAAAGGCGTGGCCATGACCGGCGAACTGACCTTGACCGGGCACGTCCTGCCAATTGGCGGCGTGCGCGAAAAAGTCATCGCCGCACGGCGCCAGAAGATCATGGAATTGATTCTTCCCGAGCCCAACCGAGGCAACTTCGAAGAGCTGCCGGATTACCTAAAGCAGGGCATCACCGTGCACTTCGCCAAACGTTTTGCCGACGTCGCCAAGATTCTCTTCTAACCCATCCACCCCCTGTAGCAGCGGCGCAAGCCGCGTCAGGGGGCATCGCGTCCCTTCAAACCTACTTTATCTACCGCCGACGCGGCTCGCGCCGCTGCTACAACGGCCTCATCCGCCACACCCCTCGCGTCCTGACGCGGCGCGCGCGGTGGCTACGCCTCCAAACACCACAATCCCCTGTAGCAGCGGCGCGAGCCGCATCCGGGTCCACCACCGATCCACCGAACACACCACACTCTTCTCAAACACGGCTCGGGTGCCTGACGCCTGCACATTCGATGAACTGGGTTATGCTTGCCCCATCCTCGTCCGTTCGGAGCCACCATGTCCGTCGTCCGCCTGATACTGCCCGCCAGCCTCACCTTGCTCACGGCCTGTGCCCAGCAACCACGGCATAACATCGAACTGGAAGACCAGAGCCAGTGCCCGGTTGCCCTCAGCGTCGGCCAGACCATCACCCTGCAATTGCCCACCAACCCGAGCACCGGCTACCGCTGGCTGGTACAGAACCCCGGTGCCAGCGTCCTGCGCAGCCTGGGCCCGGAGGTCTACAGCAGCGCTCGGGAAACCGGCGTGGTCGGTGCCGCCGGGCAATCCACCTGGCGCTTCCAAGCACGCGCGCCAGGCGATGGCCACCTGATGCTGGTACTGCAACAACCCTGGG contains:
- a CDS encoding putative bifunctional diguanylate cyclase/phosphodiesterase → MKLRTSFQARIACVLILLLLVVVGALTVAVKVATNDAVRAQARDQLQVGTRVFERLLDMRGRRLRDGVQLLAADFGFRDAVSSGDSATIRSALQNQGARIGATDMFVLGMDGRVLASTVDQVPTGSVFRYDTALRELRRSNQSVLFVPLQGLPHLLVEAPVLAPLPIARVVMGFSMDVALARELNSLTNLQVSFLSSEAGRAGELVSTQPAELAASIAQWMQINESAAQRISLSEHEERTYLSQPLLLASSGGAEGGRVMALLQSPLDEAMRPFMALDRNIFGIALAALLASLVGALLLARSVSLPLQSLARAAGRIGHGDYQTDVPLDRTDELGVLAQAIGRMQAGIAEREQRLAHNALHDALTGLPNRALAMERLGSAIAADRPIALLSVGIDNLRELSESGGPTFVDKLLQQVAQTLLELVRPGDTVAHLITDEFLLLLENVDSDSAVAVADKLQQVLLQPHRFGGHDVAIDCRIGIAAFPADGLSAEELLARSAIAMRDAADMPGRLQVYQHGRDLAHQRQVRLIRDLRRAAANNELSLHYQPKLDLRDKQVRQAEALLRWQHPQLGNVSPGEFIELAERTGSIQTLTRWVIEEGIRQLSEWNARGLVVQLSLNISADDLLGADLHERVLRLLDLYGIAAEQLIFEITESAIMREPEKALKVLNSLRDSGISLSVDDFGTGYSSLAHLKRLPVQELKIDQSFVRNLDETSEDAVIVRSTIEMSHNLGLKVVAEGVEYEHSLRLLERWNCDTAQGYLISRPLTAAAFEAWMQPPLPTSTAVVH
- a CDS encoding methylamine utilization protein, which produces MLRLGALLSGLVFSTWVGAASFEARIVQADGAPLADAVLSLSGGPAAVGSRKATAIMDQRAQKYLPHVLAVATGTSVSFPNNDNIRHQVYSFSPAKRFELRLYEGTPSQPELFDKPGVVVLGCNIHDWMLGYVYVTDDPWFAVSDEQGRVRFDQLPAGHYQVSLWHPRSADVHVQQTGKLDMTTTDMTQRYTLTVEATADDAVQEPATSPFSEAFKKAAGEAAH
- the lon gene encoding endopeptidase La, with the protein product MSDQQESNENPSEHLDNEHIEHSTHSSTELALPGQNLPDKVYVIPIHNRPFFPAQVLPVIVNEEPWAETLDLVANTEHHSLALFFMDTPPDDHRHFDTSSLPLYGTLVKIHHASRENGKLQFVAQGLSRVRIRTWLKHHRPPYLVEVEYPQQPIEPTDEVKAYGMALINAIKELLPLNPLYSEELKNYLNRFSPNDPSPLTDFAAALTSATGNELQGVLDCVPMLRRMEKVLPMLRKEVEVARLQKEISAEVNKKIGEHQREFFLKEQLKVIQQELGLTKDDRSADVEQFQQRLQDKTLPPAAQKRIDEEMQKLSILETGSPEYAVTRNYLDWATALPWGVYGKDKLDLKHARKVLDQHHAGLDDIKTRIIEFLAVGAYKGEISGSIVLLVGPPGVGKTSVGKSIAESLGRPFYRFSVGGMRDEAEIKGHRRTYIGAQPGKLVQALKDVEVMNPVIMLDEIDKMGQSFQGDPASALLETLDPEQNVDFLDHYLDLRLDLSKVLFVCTANTLDSIPGPLLDRMEVIRLSGYITEEKMAIAKRHLWPKQLAKAGVDKNRLTISDSALRTVIEGYAREAGVRQLEKQLGKLVRKAVVQLIDKPDVPIKLVPKDLEASLGMPVFRSEQVLSGKGVITGLAWTSMGGATLPIEATRIHTLNRGFKLTGQLGEVMKESAEIAYSYISSNLAQFGADSKFFDEAFVHLHVPEGATPKDGPSAGVTMASALLSLARDQAPKKGVAMTGELTLTGHVLPIGGVREKVIAARRQKIMELILPEPNRGNFEELPDYLKQGITVHFAKRFADVAKILF
- a CDS encoding protease inhibitor I42 family protein produces the protein MSVVRLILPASLTLLTACAQQPRHNIELEDQSQCPVALSVGQTITLQLPTNPSTGYRWLVQNPGASVLRSLGPEVYSSARETGVVGAAGQSTWRFQARAPGDGHLMLVLQQPWAPEVPPAETFSCDITVN